The Candidatus Hydrogenedentota bacterium genome has a segment encoding these proteins:
- a CDS encoding glycosyltransferase family 2 protein, translating into MNHPYAVSIVIPVFNEEDSLLQLYGEICAAMELLPGRRYEVIFVDDGSTDGSAKICRTLAARAGVRAIIFRRNFGQTAAMAAGFDAARGAVIVPLDADLQNDPRDIPRLLEKMEEGFDVVSGWRARRQDEFFSRRLPSLVANWLISRITGVKLHDYGCSLKAYNRDLAEHMHLYGEMHRFLPVLASWAGASVVEIPVNHRPRSFGHSKYGIDRTFRVVLDLITIKFLMSYRTKPMQVFGKWGLYALFMGFVAGTITLGEKLAYGQDVTDNAWMYICILFGLGGLQLIGMGLLGELSVRTYYESQNKTIYTVREIIGGD; encoded by the coding sequence ATGAACCATCCTTACGCCGTATCCATTGTCATACCGGTATTTAACGAGGAGGACTCCCTTCTCCAGCTCTATGGAGAGATCTGCGCAGCCATGGAATTGCTCCCTGGTCGGCGTTACGAGGTAATCTTCGTGGATGATGGAAGCACCGACGGCTCCGCAAAGATTTGCCGCACCCTGGCCGCCCGTGCAGGCGTGCGGGCGATTATATTCCGACGCAACTTCGGACAGACTGCGGCGATGGCGGCGGGTTTCGATGCCGCGCGGGGCGCGGTGATCGTGCCGCTGGATGCCGATCTGCAGAATGACCCCAGGGACATTCCCCGATTGCTGGAGAAGATGGAGGAGGGTTTTGATGTGGTCAGTGGCTGGCGTGCCCGGCGTCAGGACGAGTTCTTTTCACGGCGGCTCCCGAGCCTCGTGGCCAATTGGCTCATTTCTCGGATTACGGGCGTCAAGCTTCATGATTACGGTTGCTCCCTGAAAGCCTACAACCGCGACCTGGCGGAGCACATGCACCTCTATGGCGAAATGCACCGATTCCTTCCAGTGCTGGCGAGTTGGGCGGGGGCCAGCGTGGTGGAGATTCCCGTGAATCACCGGCCCCGCAGCTTTGGCCATTCGAAATATGGCATCGACCGAACGTTTCGCGTGGTGCTCGACTTGATTACGATCAAATTTCTGATGTCCTACCGGACCAAGCCCATGCAGGTATTTGGCAAGTGGGGGCTCTACGCGCTCTTCATGGGCTTTGTCGCGGGGACGATAACACTCGGGGAAAAACTCGCCTACGGACAAGACGTAACGGACAACGCGTGGATGTACATCTGCATTCTGTTCGGACTCGGCGGGCTGCAGCTCATTGGCATGGGGCTCCTGGGCGAATTGAGTGTGCGCACCTACTACGAGAGTCAGAACAAGACTATTTACACGGTACGTGAAATCATCGGTGGAGACTGA